One window from the genome of Cryptomeria japonica chromosome 6, Sugi_1.0, whole genome shotgun sequence encodes:
- the LOC131050117 gene encoding 12-oxophytodienoate reductase 7: MATEDSSQKLPQAEKPSEESNSDEPVSAEQQDSKPHILSPLKFANFELSHRVVLAPVTRCRALDHVPQPAHVKFYSQRTTSGGFLISEAAAVANDGIGFPNSPGIFSAEQVEGWKKVVDAVHEKGGIIFCQLWHVGRASHTVYQPEGKAPVSSTDKAIADGWTILMPDGTRGDYSKPRALETAEIPGIVNQFRLAARNAMLAGFDGVEIHGAHGYLVDQFLKNGINDRTDEYGGSIENRCRFALEVLEAVSQEIGGGRTAIRLSPIIDHMGAMDSDPVSLGLYLVQRLNELKEPLAYLHITEPRFTREGLKEEEDAEDEGEKMKKRRLCSLLRETFRGAFMSSGGFNKDTAIAAVANGKADMISFGRLFISNPDLPRRFEMQVKLTKYDRSTFYSSEQVKGYTDYPYFTSPRQAQFPVFSPSNSFNSSSSPTSSSIPAKKLTELSPSNSFNSSSSTTSSSLPAKKLPPFSPSNSFNSSSSSTSSSLPEKK; the protein is encoded by the exons ATGGCTACAGAAGACTCTTCTCAAAAGCTTCCACAGGCAGAGAAACCCAGCGAGGAATCGAACTCTGACGAGCCAGTTAGTGCAGAGCAACAGGATTCAAAGCCCCATATTCTGTCGCCCTTGAAATTTGCCAATTTTGAGCTTTCTCACAG GGTTGTTTTAGCGCCTGTGACAAGATGCAGAGCGCTGGATCATGTTCCCCAGCCAGCCCATGTTAAGTTTTATTCTCAGAGAACGACTAGCGGTGGATTTCTCATCTCTGAAGCTGCAGCAGTCGCCAATGATGGCATTGG GTTTCCCAACTCCCCTGGCATATTTTCAGCTGAGCAGGTGGAAGGCTGGAAGAAAGTGGTGGATGCCGTTCATGAAAAGGGTGGGATCATCTTTTGTCAGCTATGGCACGTGGGCAGGGCATCACATACAG TTTACCAGCCAGAGGGTAAAGCCCCAGTGTCTTCAACAGACAAAGCAATAGCAGATGGATGGACCATCTTGATGCCAGATGGCACGCGGGGAGATTACTCAAAGCCTAGAGCTCTGGAGACTGCAGAAATTCCTGGAATTGTCAATCAATTTAGACTAGCAGCCAGGAATGCCATGCTAGCAG GTTTCGACGGTGTGGAAATACACGGCGCACATGGGTACCTGGTGGATCAATTCCTGAAAAACGGCATCAACGACCGCACAGATGAATACGGCGGTTCAATAGAAAATCGGTGCCGTTTCGCCCTAGAAGTGTTGGAAGCTGTGAGCCAGGAAATCGGAGGCGGGCGCACAGCCATCCGGCTTTCCCCCATCATAGACCACATGGGCGCCATGGATTCTGACCCTGTTTCCCTGGGTCTCTACCTCGTCCAACGCCTCAATGAACTCAAGGAGCCCCTTGCATATCTCCATATCACCGAGCCCCGATTCACCCGCGAAGgcctaaaagaagaagaagacgCAGAGGACGAGGGCGAGAAGATGAAAAAGAGACGCCTCTGCAGCCTGCTGAGAGAGACCTTCCGTGGGGCCTTCATGAGCAGCGGGGGATTCAACAAGGACACCGCCATTGCCGCCGTGGCAAACGGAAAAGCTGACATGATCTCATTTGGGCGCCTCTTTATATCCAATCCCGACCTTCCCCGCCGCTTTGAGATGCAAGTTAAGCTCACCAAATATGACCGCTCTACATTTTACAGTTCCGAACAGGTGAAAGGATATACAGATTACCCCTATTTTACCAGCCCACGTCAGGCTCAGTTCCCCGTATTCTCGCCCTCCAACTCATTCAATTCCTCTTCCTCCCCaacttcctcttctattcctgccaAAAAGCTCACCGAATTGTCGCCCTCCAATTCATTCAATTCCTCTTCCTCCACAACTTCATCTTCTCTTCCTGCCAAAAAGTTACCCCCATTCTCGCCCTCCAATTCATTCAATTCCTCTTCCTCCTCAACTTCCTCCTCTCTTCCTGAAAAAAAGTAA